A section of the Chanodichthys erythropterus isolate Z2021 unplaced genomic scaffold, ASM2448905v1 ctg001550_np12, whole genome shotgun sequence genome encodes:
- the LOC137016401 gene encoding gastrula zinc finger protein XlCGF57.1-like, with the protein MAFIKEETEDMNIEFIKEEENEDIKMVFIKEETEDVFIKEEETEDIRIEDTFRVKHEDTEEQTDLMALREASHELGSFTCQQCGKSFKHKKHLKVHMRVHTGEKPYTCQQCGKSFSHKGSLIAHMRVHTGESPFTCQQCGNSFRDKGNLTAHMRTHTGEKPHTCQECGKSFSRKGSLIAHMRTHTGEKPYTCQECGKSFSRKENLTVHMSYHTGEKAYTCQECGKSFSHEVHLEIHMRIHTGEKPYTCQQCGKSFSVKGSLKAHMRIHTGEKPCTCQQCGKSFIRKEGLIAHMSTHTGEKPYTCTLCGNGFTQERSLRQHMNIHTGEKPFKCDQCGKSFTHKMSLYHHMKIHTGEKLFTCDHFKDTLKTT; encoded by the exons AtggcgtttattaaagaggagactgaagacatgaatattgagtttattaaagaggaggaGAATGAAGATATAAAGAtggtgtttattaaagaggagactgaagacgtgtttattaaagaggaagagactGAAGACATAAGGATTGAAGACACATTCAGAGTGaaacatgaagatactgaggaacaaacag ACCTAATGGCACTGAGAGAGGCTAGCCATGAACTTGGttctttcacctgccaacagtgtggaaagagtttcaaacaTAAGAAACACCTTAAAGTTCACATgcgagttcacactggagaaaagccttacacctgccaacagtgtggaaagagtttcagtcataaAGGAAGCCTTATAgcccacatgagagttcacactggagagagcccattcacctgccaacagtgtggaaataGTTTCCGTGACAAAGGAAACCTTACAGCccacatgagaactcacactggagaaaagcctcatacctgtcaagagtgtggaaagagtttcagtcgaaAAGGAAGCCTTATAGCccacatgagaactcacactggagaaaagccttatacctgtcaagagtgtggaaagagtttcagtcgaaaagaaaacCTTACAGTCCACATGAGTtatcacactggagaaaaggcTTACACCTgtcaagagtgtggaaagagtttcagtcacgAAGTACACCTTGaaatccacatgagaattcacactggcgaaaagccttacacctgccaacagtgtggaaagagtttcagtgtaaaaggaagccttaaagcccacatgagaattcacactggagaaaagccgtgcacctgccaacagtgtggaaagagtttcattcgAAAAGAAGGTCTTATAGCCCACATGAgcactcacactggagaaaagccttacacctgtaCTCTGTGCGGGAATGGCTTCACACAGGAACGAAGCCTCAGGCAACACATGaatattcacactggagagaagccttttaaatgtgatcagtgtggaaagagtttcacacataaAATGAGCCTTTATCAccacatgaaaattcacactggagagaagctaTTTACATGTGATCATTTTAAGGACACCTTAAagaccacatga
- the LOC137016402 gene encoding uncharacterized protein, with product MADLSNVCYSDLSSPDREAVETLLPGIHRSTVRYSVPHITLAPGTGKRPRHPASESRVRCSFSDGEGSQTTLQKHGQSCPTIIMCIKCNMYSLALSVSSETYTCDKCRDIVRLTERISELETRIQTLIEDSENERALDTALDATSLVNTAHSVPVVEATQQANWVTVRRHNGKNKRHSSVPIRTSNRFSPLSDAPTENPVESALVIGDSITRNVKIETPATIVTCLPGARAPDIKANLKVLANAKRKYSKIIIHVGTNDVRLRQSEITKINIKEVCELANSMSAEVICSGPLPVCRSDEIVSRLSSLNGWLSKWCPQNNIGFIDNWKSFWGRPDLLKRDGIHPSRDGAALLSRNLANSLRAET from the coding sequence atggcggatttatccaatgtatgttattctgatctgtcctcgccagatcgggaagctgtggagactttgctgcccggcattcatagATCCACCGtgaggtacagcgtcccgcacatcacccttgccccaggcaccggcaagcgaccgagacatccagctagcgagtcccgtgtgcgatgcagtttttcggacggcgagGGGAGTCAGACTACTCTACAAaaacacggtcagtcatgtccgacgattatcatgtgtattaaatgcaacatgtacagcttagctctttctgtcagcagtgagacttacacatgtgataaatgcagggatattgtcaggctgacagagagaatctcagaattagagacacgcatccaaactttaattgaggatagtgagaatgaaagggccttagatactgctttggatgcgactagcctagtaaacactgcacattcggttccagttgtagaagccacgcagcaggctaactgggtgactgtgaggcggcataatggcaagaacaaacgccactcttccgttccgattagaacatcaaacaggttctccccactcagtgacgcacccactgagaatcctgttgaaagtgccctagttattggcgattctattacacggaacgtgaaaatagagacaccagccaccatagtcacatgtttgccgggggccagagcacctgacatcaaagcaaatttaaaagtgctggctaatgctaaacgtaaatattctaaaatcattatccacgtcggcacaaatgatgttcgacttcgccagtcggagatcactaaaattaacattaaagaggtgtgtgaactcgcaaattcaatgtcagcagaagtaatttgttctggccctcttcctgtttgtcggagtgatgagatagttagcaggttatcatcactcaatggctggctgtctaagtggtgtccgcagaataatataggtttcatagacaattggaaaagcttttggggcagacctgatctgttgaaaagagatggtattcatccctcccgggatggtgctgctcttctatctagaaatttggcaaatagtcttagagctgaaacatga